Proteins encoded together in one Flavobacteriales bacterium window:
- a CDS encoding triose-phosphate isomerase: MRTVIAGNWKMNKDRSQALDLLGHLAQAIGELPTGVEVIVAPAFPFLSLAVERLQGTAVAVAAQHCHEAVSGAFTGEVSAAMLASCGVKACIVGHSERRQYFGETDAAVHARIQALLAVGITPIYCCGEMRADREAGRHQEVVGAQMHDALTDLSGEAMSKLIVAYEPVWAIGTGLNATAAQAQEMHAFIRGRLRALAPGHAEGIPILYGGSCKPENAAELFAGPDVNGGLIGGASLDAGAFLELVHIAHRMKKPK; encoded by the coding sequence ATGCGCACGGTGATCGCCGGCAATTGGAAGATGAACAAGGACCGGTCCCAGGCCCTTGATCTGCTTGGGCATCTGGCCCAGGCCATCGGGGAGCTGCCCACCGGAGTGGAGGTGATCGTAGCGCCGGCCTTCCCCTTCCTGTCCCTGGCGGTGGAGCGGCTGCAGGGCACTGCGGTCGCGGTGGCGGCGCAGCACTGCCACGAGGCGGTCTCAGGCGCCTTCACCGGCGAGGTGAGCGCGGCCATGTTGGCCAGCTGTGGTGTGAAGGCGTGCATCGTGGGGCACAGCGAGCGGCGGCAGTACTTCGGAGAGACCGATGCGGCGGTGCATGCCCGGATCCAGGCGCTCCTCGCCGTTGGCATCACGCCCATCTACTGCTGCGGAGAGATGCGCGCAGACCGCGAGGCCGGCCGGCACCAGGAGGTGGTGGGCGCCCAGATGCACGACGCACTGACCGACTTGTCCGGCGAAGCCATGTCGAAGCTCATCGTGGCCTATGAGCCCGTGTGGGCGATCGGCACCGGCCTGAACGCCACGGCGGCCCAGGCGCAGGAGATGCACGCGTTCATCCGTGGCCGGCTTCGTGCCCTTGCCCCGGGCCATGCCGAAGGGATCCCCATCCTCTACGGCGGCAGCTGCAAGCCCGAGAACGCCGCGGAGCTCTTCGCCGGTCCGGACGTGAACGGCGGGCTCATCGGCGGCGCCTCCCTGGATGCAGGGGCCTTTCTGGAGCTCGTGCACATCGCCCACCGCATGAAGAAGCCCAAGTGA
- the prmA gene encoding 50S ribosomal protein L11 methyltransferase: MPWTEIDLLIRPLEPWRDLLMVELAELGFDSFEETPQGVKAAIRSERYDRSAVDAAIAPHRAHMQVGIEERQVPDTNWNAVWEASFEPVRVGRQVLIRAGFHPAEPGFGTEIVITPRMAFGTGHHATTRLMVQAMLAMDLAGKTVCDMGCGTGVLAVLAARRGATDLLAVDNDPLAVDNARENLDANGCAGWPVVRGDVNDLHPDRWDLILANIERNTLLRGMPALAKALRPGGTLLLSGFLAPDTDALRAAARMAGLRDGDAAHDREWTLLACHRP, translated from the coding sequence ATGCCCTGGACCGAGATCGATCTGCTGATCCGACCGCTGGAACCCTGGCGCGACCTGCTGATGGTGGAGCTTGCCGAGCTGGGGTTCGACAGCTTCGAAGAGACCCCGCAGGGCGTGAAGGCGGCGATCCGCTCTGAGCGGTACGATCGGAGCGCCGTGGATGCCGCCATCGCCCCCCACCGAGCCCACATGCAGGTGGGTATCGAGGAACGTCAAGTGCCGGACACCAATTGGAACGCCGTGTGGGAGGCGAGCTTCGAACCGGTGCGCGTGGGGAGGCAGGTGCTCATCCGGGCGGGCTTCCACCCCGCCGAGCCCGGCTTCGGCACGGAGATCGTCATCACCCCGCGCATGGCCTTCGGCACCGGCCACCACGCCACCACCCGGTTGATGGTGCAGGCCATGCTGGCGATGGACCTGGCGGGAAAGACCGTGTGCGACATGGGCTGCGGCACGGGCGTGCTGGCCGTCCTGGCCGCACGGCGCGGGGCCACCGATCTACTGGCGGTGGACAACGACCCGCTGGCGGTCGACAACGCCCGCGAGAACCTTGACGCCAACGGCTGCGCGGGGTGGCCGGTGGTGCGCGGGGACGTCAACGACCTGCACCCCGACCGTTGGGACCTGATCCTGGCCAACATCGAGCGCAACACCTTGCTTCGCGGCATGCCGGCGCTGGCCAAGGCGCTGCGGCCGGGCGGCACCCTCCTCCTCAGCGGATTCCTGGCCCCGGACACGGACGCACTGCGCGCTGCGGCGCGCATGGCCGGCCTGCGCGATGGCGACGCCGCGCATGACCGTGAATGGACCCTGCTCGCCTGCCACCGACCATGA
- the plsY gene encoding glycerol-3-phosphate 1-O-acyltransferase PlsY gives MDFPWVYGAFSVMLAYLIGSIPTAVWWGRAFHGIDVREHGSRNAGATNTFRVLGPRAGVPVLLIDMLKGFLPVRVLPNFSGLEVDGEGWMWLRVVLVLATVLGHLYPVFAGFRGGKGVATSLGGVLAVHPGAALICVAAFAVVFSVSRYVSLGSMTAAVVYPLAVVLVFHETGPVKVGFAVVLCLLVLYTHRQNIGRLWRGEENRMNLAGRNAGGP, from the coding sequence ATGGACTTCCCCTGGGTGTACGGTGCGTTCAGCGTGATGCTCGCCTACCTCATCGGCAGCATCCCCACCGCGGTGTGGTGGGGCCGGGCCTTCCATGGCATCGATGTACGCGAGCACGGCAGCCGCAATGCCGGGGCCACGAACACCTTCAGGGTGCTCGGTCCGCGCGCCGGTGTGCCGGTGCTGCTCATCGACATGCTGAAGGGCTTCCTTCCGGTGCGTGTGCTGCCCAACTTCTCGGGCCTGGAGGTGGACGGGGAGGGCTGGATGTGGCTCCGTGTGGTGCTCGTCCTGGCCACGGTGCTCGGCCATCTGTATCCGGTGTTCGCCGGTTTCCGCGGCGGGAAGGGCGTGGCCACCTCCCTGGGCGGGGTGCTCGCCGTACATCCCGGTGCGGCCCTCATCTGCGTGGCGGCTTTCGCGGTCGTCTTCAGCGTATCACGGTACGTCTCCCTCGGCTCCATGACGGCCGCTGTCGTCTATCCGCTGGCGGTGGTGCTGGTGTTCCACGAGACCGGTCCGGTGAAAGTGGGCTTCGCCGTGGTGCTGTGCCTGCTGGTGCTGTACACCCACCGCCAGAACATCGGTCGCCTGTGGCGCGGGGAGGAGAACCGGATGAACCTGGCCGGCCGGAACGCCGGAGGCCCATGA
- a CDS encoding sterol desaturase family protein, producing the protein MLLLFHIGCVIGAFLAMEGVAWAAHKYIMHGVGWGLHRDHHQPVPGHRYQRNDWFALIFAVPSWLFMQTGVMGGCDWRLFVGIGILLYGIAYVYVHEVVIHNRPGRRRKVRGRYLQGLARAHFAHHKHKGPEHGECFGMLLVPLKYFRASVD; encoded by the coding sequence ATGCTGCTCCTGTTCCACATCGGCTGCGTCATCGGGGCCTTCCTGGCCATGGAAGGCGTGGCTTGGGCCGCGCACAAGTACATCATGCACGGTGTGGGGTGGGGCCTGCACCGTGATCACCACCAGCCCGTGCCGGGTCACCGCTACCAGCGCAACGACTGGTTCGCCCTGATCTTCGCCGTGCCCAGCTGGCTTTTCATGCAGACCGGTGTGATGGGCGGTTGTGACTGGCGCCTGTTCGTGGGGATCGGTATCCTGCTCTACGGCATCGCCTACGTGTACGTGCATGAGGTGGTGATCCACAACCGGCCAGGCAGGCGCCGCAAGGTCCGGGGGCGTTACCTGCAGGGGCTGGCCCGGGCGCATTTCGCGCATCATAAGCACAAGGGTCCAGAACATGGCGAGTGCTTCGGCATGCTGCTGGTGCCCCTGAAGTACTTCCGCGCCTCCGTGGATTGA
- the crtI gene encoding phytoene desaturase, translating to MPSVTDRRCAVIGAGVAGLAVAIRLAHAGWAVTVFERGPMAGGKMGELRMDGHRFDRGPTVLTVPHHLDALFTLCGEDPRAHWRYQRLDPGFHYHFEDGTVVRTWADQNALAEEFAARTGAGRDRMLTFLKRSREKLDITQRVFLERSLHVPGNYLNASTLSGLLRFGRIEPLTSMARSNAALLRAPKAAAILNQFASYNGANPYQAPATLNLISYFELALGSFHAEGGMYAVARALEDLARRQGVRFHYNAPVERIAVVRGRANGVVVGGHTEGFDAVVSNADVLRTWRTLLKDQAAPRTSLAQPRSSSVIVFHWGMKRLHPTLGLHNMFMSGDARQEYDRIFRDRTMHDDPSVYVHISSKMNPQDAPAGQENWFAMVSAPHHSGQDWDALVERTRDHVHAKLSRMLGSDIASSITCEAVTDPRTIEALTDSPQGAIYGNSVNGILATLLRHPNFTRRIDNLFFCGGSVHPGASIPLCLFSARITADLVQRRFKA from the coding sequence ATGCCCTCAGTGACCGACCGCCGATGTGCCGTGATCGGCGCTGGCGTTGCCGGCCTGGCCGTCGCCATCCGTCTGGCGCATGCGGGCTGGGCCGTCACCGTCTTTGAACGAGGGCCGATGGCGGGCGGGAAGATGGGCGAGCTCCGCATGGACGGCCACCGGTTCGACCGCGGGCCCACGGTGCTCACCGTGCCGCACCACCTCGACGCCCTCTTCACGCTGTGCGGAGAGGATCCAAGGGCGCACTGGCGATACCAAAGGCTCGACCCGGGCTTCCACTACCACTTCGAGGACGGCACGGTGGTGCGCACATGGGCGGACCAGAATGCCCTTGCTGAGGAATTCGCCGCACGCACCGGCGCCGGTCGTGACCGCATGCTCACCTTCCTGAAGCGGTCCAGGGAGAAGCTGGACATCACCCAGCGCGTGTTCCTGGAACGCTCACTGCATGTGCCGGGCAACTACCTGAACGCCTCCACCCTCTCCGGCCTGCTCCGCTTCGGGCGGATCGAACCGCTCACCAGCATGGCCCGTAGCAACGCCGCCCTGCTGCGCGCGCCGAAGGCAGCGGCCATCCTCAACCAGTTCGCGAGCTACAACGGCGCGAACCCCTACCAGGCACCCGCCACGCTCAACCTCATCTCCTACTTCGAACTGGCCCTGGGCTCCTTCCATGCGGAGGGCGGAATGTACGCGGTGGCGCGGGCGTTGGAGGACCTCGCCCGACGACAGGGCGTGAGGTTCCACTACAACGCGCCGGTGGAGCGCATCGCCGTGGTCCGCGGGCGGGCGAACGGCGTGGTGGTGGGCGGCCATACCGAGGGCTTTGATGCGGTGGTGAGCAACGCGGATGTGCTGCGCACCTGGCGCACCCTGCTGAAGGACCAGGCCGCGCCCCGCACCTCCCTGGCCCAGCCGCGCTCAAGCTCGGTGATCGTGTTCCACTGGGGCATGAAGCGCCTCCATCCCACGCTTGGGCTGCACAACATGTTCATGAGCGGCGATGCCCGCCAGGAGTACGACCGCATCTTCCGCGACCGCACGATGCATGATGATCCATCGGTGTACGTGCACATCAGCAGCAAGATGAACCCGCAGGACGCCCCGGCCGGACAGGAGAACTGGTTCGCCATGGTGAGCGCGCCCCACCACAGCGGTCAGGACTGGGATGCGCTGGTGGAGCGGACCAGGGACCATGTGCACGCCAAGCTGTCACGGATGCTCGGCTCGGACATCGCATCCTCCATCACCTGCGAGGCGGTGACCGACCCGCGCACCATTGAGGCGTTGACGGACAGCCCGCAGGGTGCGATCTACGGCAACAGCGTCAACGGCATCCTCGCGACCCTGTTGCGCCATCCGAACTTCACCCGTCGGATCGATAACCTCTTCTTCTGCGGCGGCAGTGTCCATCCCGGGGCGAGCATCCCGCTCTGCCTGTTCAGCGCGCGGATCACCGCCGATCTGGTGCAGCGGCGCTTCAAGGCCTGA
- a CDS encoding DoxX family protein, with protein MRTLILLCRILVGATFIVSGLVKANDPLGFSYKLQEYFAESALNMPWLEPWALALAILACLGEIVLGFAVLVGGRMKLASWALVLLTLFFGWLTAYTATCDPNDTYTVLVNGVSEERGVTCVTDCGCFGDAMKGSIGRSLTPWESFTKDVILLVLVLPIFFAAVRRPGIPFNSTAEDKVLLPGGLIGVAVWSWVFGSFFYLAFTVVGLLGYWMVKRYTQGARAEWTTAGWISLLGAVFIWWCYAHLPWIDYRPYAVGKSISEQKTMGQAPEQVIYMTYKNQSTGESKEFDTRGAYPWDDSTWVYVDRRVEVLKAGMESPVQDFGLTDRDGNDITADVLGDPTPVLLVMVYNVEKADLACLPGINTLAQAAFNAGWYVYGVSASPFERIEDFRHTHQTPFDFVQCDEKTVKTVVRSNPGTVLLQQGTVRGQWSCNDTPGLDEAKAKLH; from the coding sequence ATGCGCACCCTGATCCTCCTCTGCCGCATCCTTGTCGGCGCCACCTTCATCGTATCCGGCCTGGTGAAGGCCAACGACCCGCTCGGTTTCAGCTACAAGCTGCAGGAGTACTTCGCGGAGAGCGCGCTCAACATGCCCTGGCTCGAGCCTTGGGCCCTTGCGCTCGCCATCCTGGCGTGCCTGGGCGAGATCGTGCTGGGCTTCGCTGTCCTGGTGGGTGGCCGCATGAAGCTGGCCTCATGGGCCCTGGTGCTGCTCACCCTCTTCTTCGGCTGGCTCACCGCCTACACCGCCACCTGCGACCCCAACGACACCTACACCGTGCTCGTGAACGGTGTGTCAGAGGAACGCGGCGTGACCTGTGTGACCGATTGCGGCTGCTTCGGCGATGCGATGAAAGGGTCGATCGGCAGAAGCCTCACACCATGGGAGAGCTTCACCAAGGATGTGATCCTGCTCGTGCTCGTGCTGCCCATCTTCTTCGCTGCCGTCCGCCGTCCGGGCATCCCGTTCAACTCAACGGCGGAGGACAAGGTCCTGCTACCCGGTGGGCTCATCGGTGTGGCCGTCTGGAGTTGGGTCTTCGGTTCATTCTTCTACCTCGCGTTCACGGTGGTGGGCCTCCTGGGCTACTGGATGGTGAAGCGGTACACGCAGGGCGCGCGTGCGGAATGGACCACGGCCGGCTGGATCTCCCTGCTGGGTGCGGTCTTCATCTGGTGGTGTTACGCCCATCTGCCCTGGATCGACTACCGCCCGTACGCGGTCGGCAAGAGCATCAGCGAACAGAAGACCATGGGGCAGGCACCCGAGCAGGTGATCTACATGACCTATAAGAACCAGTCCACGGGTGAGAGCAAGGAGTTCGATACCCGCGGCGCCTATCCATGGGACGACAGCACATGGGTCTACGTCGACCGGCGCGTGGAGGTGCTCAAGGCCGGTATGGAAAGCCCGGTGCAGGATTTCGGGCTCACCGATCGCGATGGCAACGACATCACCGCCGATGTGCTCGGGGACCCGACACCCGTGCTGCTGGTGATGGTGTACAACGTGGAGAAGGCGGATCTCGCCTGTCTGCCGGGGATCAACACGCTGGCCCAGGCGGCCTTCAACGCCGGTTGGTATGTGTACGGGGTGTCCGCCAGCCCGTTTGAACGGATCGAGGACTTCCGTCATACCCATCAAACCCCTTTCGACTTCGTGCAATGCGATGAGAAGACCGTGAAGACCGTGGTGCGCAGCAATCCGGGCACCGTGCTGCTGCAGCAGGGGACGGTCCGCGGACAATGGTCGTGCAACGACACCCCCGGACTGGACGAGGCCAAGGCGAAGCTGCACTGA